From Vigna unguiculata cultivar IT97K-499-35 chromosome 5, ASM411807v1, whole genome shotgun sequence, the proteins below share one genomic window:
- the LOC114184511 gene encoding F-box/kelch-repeat protein At3g06240-like gives MVWRARGVTHLITSMSSSQCSPVVPQELMVEILSRVPVKDLMRLRCISKWLNTLVFDPTFVKLHLQKSSKNTYILLTFRDYENDESRYCAAPCSLQNLLHNPSSTVDVCHRFNHDYTILGVCNDLVCLQDSYRGDEFEEYWVRFWNPSTRLMGEDSPHIRIRSGDHNYPYLFMFGFGYDDWSDRYQVVFFG, from the coding sequence ATGGTCTGGCGGGCCAGGGGTGTTACACATCTCATCACATCAATGTCTTCATCTCAATGTTCTCCCGTCGTTCCTCAAGAACTCATGGTAGAAATTTTATCAAGGGTTCCAGTGAAGGATCTCATGCGACTCAGGTGCATATCAAAATGGTTGAACACCCTCGTCTTCGATCCGACATTCGTTAAACTGCACCTTCAAAAGTCTTCCAAAAACACATACATCTTGTTAACCTTCAGAGACTACGAGAACGATGAAAGCAGGTACTGTGCAGCACCATGTTCCTTGCAAAATTTACTTCACAATCCATCCTCCACTGTTGACGTTTGTCACCGATTCAACCACGATTACACAATCTTGGGTGTCTGCAACGACTTGGTTTGCTTGCAAGATTCTTACCGTGGAGATGAATTTGAAGAATATTGGGTCCGGTTTTGGAATCCATCCACAAGGCTCATGGGCGAAGATTCTCCACACATACGTATTCGTTCTGGTGATCACAACTACCcttatttgtttatgtttggGTTTGGCTACGATGATTGGAGTGACAGATACCAAGTTGTtttttttggataa
- the LOC114184512 gene encoding F-box protein At4g22390-like: protein MEVRVYYLGDSCWRNTLTCDAFPALSVHGAYVCGHLNWLALPKCGPGYRWGTVTINELEIFSYDLKNEKCSYLSMPDGLSEVPPDVPVLEVLKGCLCLSHHQGTCFVVWIMREFGVAKSWTLLLNVSYEDLHIRVLHGLPALPVILCLSQNDDVMLLASYDTAEFILYNKKDNSIDGRELFNDDKFFFFSYDFVQSLVLPYQN from the coding sequence ATGGAGGTTAGGGTTTATTATTTAGGTGACAGTTGTTGGAGAAACACTTTAACTTGTGATGCTTTCCCTGCGTTGAGTGTTCATGGAGCTTATGTGTGTGGCCATTTAAACTGGTTAGCACTTCCCAAATGCGGTCCTGGGTATCGCTGGGGAACTGTTACAATCAACGAGTTAGAAATTTTTTCTTACGATTTGAAGAATGAGAAATGTAGTTATTTATCTATGCCTGATGGTCTTTCTGAAGTGCCTCCGGATGTGCCTGTGCTTGAGGTCTTGAAGGGTTGTTTGTGTCTTTCCCATCATCAAGGGACTTGTTTTGTTGTTTGGATAATGAGAGAGTTTGGAGTTGCAAAATCATGGACACTGTTGCTGAATGTAAGTTATGAAGATCTTCATATTCGTGTTCTTCATGGCTTGCCAGCTCTTCCAGTGATTTTGTGTTTGTCTCAGAATGATGATGTTATGTTGCTTGCAAGCTACGATACTGcggaatttattttatacaataagAAAGACAATAGTATAGATGGTCGTGAACTTTTCAATGACgacaagtttttctttttctcatatgACTTCGTTCAGAGCTTGGTTTTGCCATATCAGAATTAG
- the LOC114185984 gene encoding expansin-B15-like, which produces MSYKHALSHPLAVLASFSIFLVVPSSCFNPKNIFNASIDSYWSSAVATWYGPSNGDGSEGGACGYGRTVGEPPFSSMIAAGSPPLFESGKGCGSCFEVKCTGNKACSGNPVRVVITDECPGCGSDAHFDLSGAAFGAMAGPGEADQLRNAGRIAVQYNRVACEYPRTSIVFHVDSGSNQDYFAVMVEYEDGDGELERVELKEDFSNSWEAMQQSWGAIWKYNKGSQLKAPFSIRLTNFKFKTVVATNVIPAGWTPGQTYISNVNF; this is translated from the exons ATGTCTTATAAACATGCATTGTCTCATCCACTCGCTGTTCTAGCTTCATTTTCAATATTCCTAGTGGTCCCTTCGTCTTGTTTCAAccccaaaaatattttcaatgcTTCCATTGATTCATATTGGTCATCTGCTGTGGCTACTTGGTATGGACCTTCCAATGGGGATGGAAGTGAAG GTGGTGCTTGTGGTTATGGCAGAACTGTTGGGGAACCTCCATTCTCATCGATGATAGCTGCAGGAAGCCCTCCTTTGTTTGAATCAGGCAAAGGATGTGGTTCCTGTTTCGAG GTGAAGTGCACGGGGAATAAAGCATGCTCAGGCAACCCTGTGAGGGTAGTGATCACTGATGAGTGTCCTGGTTGTGGTTCCGACGCACATTTTGATTTGAGTGGTGCTGCTTTTGGTGCAATGGCAGGTCCAGGTGAAGCCGATCAGTTACGCAACGCTGGCAGAATAGCCGTTCAGTATAACAG GGTTGCATGCGAGTATCCTCGTACGTCTATAGTTTTTCATGTGGACTCGGGATCAAACCAAGACTATTTTGCAGTGATGGTTGAATATGAAGATGGAGATGGTGAACTTGAGAGAGTTGAACTAAAGgaagatttttcaaattcatgGGAAGCCATGCAACAATCTTGGGGTGCAATTTGGAAATATAACAAAGGGTCACAACTCAAAGCACCATTCTCTATAAGGCTAACCAACTTTAAGTTTAAGACTGTTGTGGCTACCAATGTCATCCCTGCTGGGTGGACACCTGGTCAAACTTATATATcaaatgttaatttttga